A DNA window from Planctomycetota bacterium contains the following coding sequences:
- a CDS encoding serine hydrolase domain-containing protein, which yields MDAGWDEVQQRLPSVAAVFEQGLDEQHPGVQVYVSLDGTPIVDAALGQARPGVELSPDHLTLWMSAGKPLAAYLAARLVADGRLYLSDRVEDLVPAFGSGGKEAITVRHLLTHTGGFRQVSSNWSPSPWAEVIERVCDAALEDDWIPGETAGYHVASGWYMLVEVCRVVSGVDATDAAISAMFDRDVLGPLGMERSHVGMSRHRYIDYGVESAVSLDMSKTPASPVAFPNSEKGHVLCRPGGNARGPARSLGRFYEQLLRDRGEMPGDAILPGEIAREFTTRQRVGRRDETFKAQIDWCLGFLAADVEGRRIPYGYGPHASPDTFGHSGNRSSCAFADPAHRLVVVWVTTGLPSELLHQRRQHAVNAAIYGDLNLASG from the coding sequence ATGGACGCTGGTTGGGACGAGGTGCAACAACGACTGCCATCCGTGGCGGCGGTCTTCGAGCAGGGGCTCGACGAGCAACATCCCGGCGTGCAGGTTTACGTCTCGCTCGACGGAACGCCGATCGTCGATGCCGCACTCGGGCAGGCGCGGCCGGGCGTCGAGCTGTCGCCGGACCACCTGACGCTCTGGATGAGCGCCGGCAAACCGCTGGCGGCGTACCTCGCGGCACGACTCGTTGCTGACGGACGCCTGTACCTGAGCGATCGCGTCGAAGACCTCGTTCCCGCCTTCGGAAGCGGCGGCAAGGAGGCGATCACCGTGCGTCATCTCCTGACGCACACCGGCGGATTTCGTCAAGTGTCGAGCAACTGGAGCCCGTCGCCCTGGGCCGAGGTGATCGAGCGCGTCTGCGACGCGGCGCTGGAAGACGACTGGATTCCCGGCGAGACTGCCGGCTACCACGTCGCCAGCGGCTGGTACATGCTGGTCGAGGTCTGCCGCGTCGTCAGTGGTGTCGACGCGACGGACGCGGCGATCTCGGCGATGTTCGATCGCGATGTGCTCGGGCCACTGGGCATGGAGCGGTCGCACGTCGGCATGTCGCGGCATCGCTACATCGACTACGGCGTGGAGTCGGCCGTCTCGCTGGACATGAGCAAGACACCCGCGTCGCCGGTGGCTTTCCCGAACAGCGAGAAGGGCCACGTGCTCTGTCGCCCCGGCGGCAACGCACGCGGGCCGGCGCGATCGCTCGGACGCTTTTACGAGCAGCTCCTGCGCGATCGCGGCGAAATGCCCGGTGATGCGATCCTGCCCGGCGAGATCGCCCGCGAGTTCACCACTCGCCAACGCGTCGGCCGACGTGACGAGACGTTCAAGGCTCAGATCGACTGGTGCCTGGGCTTCCTCGCGGCCGACGTGGAAGGGCGACGGATTCCGTACGGTTATGGGCCCCACGCGTCGCCCGATACATTCGGCCACAGCGGCAATCGGTCGAGCTGTGCCTTCGCCGATCCGGCACACCGGCTGGTCGTGGTGTGGGTGACGACGGGCCTGCCGAGCGAGCTGTTGCATCAGCGTCGGCAGCACGCCGTCAACGCCGCGATCTATGGGGATCTGAATCTGGCGAGCGGTTAA
- a CDS encoding PP2C family protein-serine/threonine phosphatase: MIRPTTQPQLSVPRQPEGLTPAQRTPEFVGRLLAAAEAMKSELENLREQADARRYHLEQVDRELRLAAKLQGDFLPAAMPLVDGMTFHSFHRGVGHVSGDMFGVDRLDEHHVGIHLVDAVGHGMPAALLAMFLGHAIQPKVIQEHGYELLPPGDVLKALNATLCNKGLSHGFFATALYAKANAATGQVDFARAGHPLPIHMAGDDVRYLGGDGALLGVIADEEFTPESIQLQPGDKLVFITDGAECLFADDRYGDQDAWLAAMTQRRDLSGTELIAEVARQCEATRPDDDVTVVVVERC; encoded by the coding sequence GTGATTCGTCCCACCACGCAGCCACAGCTTAGTGTGCCGCGTCAGCCCGAAGGCTTGACGCCGGCCCAACGCACGCCCGAGTTCGTCGGCCGCCTTCTCGCTGCAGCCGAGGCGATGAAGAGCGAGCTGGAGAACCTGCGCGAGCAGGCCGACGCCCGTCGGTATCACCTGGAGCAGGTCGACCGCGAGCTGCGCCTCGCCGCCAAGCTGCAGGGCGACTTTCTCCCGGCGGCCATGCCTCTGGTCGACGGCATGACGTTCCACAGCTTCCATCGCGGCGTCGGCCACGTCAGCGGTGACATGTTCGGGGTCGATCGGCTCGACGAGCACCACGTCGGTATCCACCTCGTCGACGCTGTCGGCCATGGCATGCCGGCGGCGCTCCTGGCGATGTTCCTCGGCCATGCCATTCAGCCCAAGGTCATCCAGGAGCACGGGTACGAGCTGCTCCCGCCGGGCGACGTGCTGAAGGCACTGAACGCCACGCTCTGCAACAAAGGCCTGTCACACGGCTTCTTTGCGACCGCCCTCTACGCCAAGGCCAACGCCGCCACGGGCCAAGTCGATTTCGCCCGCGCCGGCCATCCGCTGCCGATCCACATGGCCGGTGACGACGTCCGCTACCTCGGCGGCGACGGCGCGCTGCTCGGCGTGATCGCGGACGAGGAGTTCACGCCCGAATCGATCCAGCTTCAGCCGGGCGACAAGCTCGTCTTCATCACCGACGGCGCCGAATGTCTGTTCGCCGACGACCGCTATGGCGACCAGGACGCCTGGCTGGCCGCGATGACGCAGCGGCGCGACCTCTCCGGCACAGAGTTGATCGCCGAAGTGGCCCGTCAGTGTGAAGCGACGAGGCCTGATGACGATGTGACGGTGGTCGTCGTTGAACGCTGC